From the Desulfocurvus vexinensis DSM 17965 genome, the window ACCGACTACGTGGTGGAGGAGAGCTTCGAGCTGGCCGAGGCCATCCGCGCCGACACCCCGGAGCGCTCCTGCCCCGACACCCGCGCCGAGGTCATGGAGGAGCTGGGCGACGTGGCCTTCTTGCTGCTGTTCGTGGCCACCCTCTACCAGCGCGCCGGGCACTTCGATTTCTCCGACTCCCTGCGCTACTCCGCCGCCAAGATGATCCGCCGCCACCCCCATGTGTTCGGCGACCTGAAGCTGGAGAGCCAGGAAGAGCTGCTGCGCAACTGGGAGCGCATCAAGCGCGCCGAGAAAGCCGAGGCCGACGAGCAGCCCAAGCGCGTGTTCGAGAGCCTGCCCAAGGGCCTGCCGCCGCTGCTCAAGGCCTACCGCATCAACTCCAAGGCCGCGCGCACCGGCTTCACCTGGGCCACCGACGCCGAGCAGGCCGCGCACATGGCCGACGAATGGCGCGAGTGGGAACAGGCCAAGGCCAGCGCCGACCCCGCGCGGATGCAGGAGGAGTTCGGAGACTACCTCTTCAGCCTCGTGGAATATGGCCGCCGCCACGGCATCAAGGCCAACGCCGCCCTGGACGACGCCAACGCCAAATTCCTGGCCCGCTTCGGCGCCATGGAAGACACCACCCGCACCCAGGGCCGCGACATCGCCGAACTGACTTTGGACGAGATGAACGCGCTGTGGGAGCAGGTGAAGAAGTAGGGGGCGCGGGGAGCTGTGGCCCGAGCGGGCAGGACGCGCGAAAAGGACTGCCCCCAGGAAATGCAAAAAGGGCGAGGCCTGAGCCTCGCCCTTTTGCGCTGAAAGGAAACTGGCGCGGGGGCTACTGGTTGGCGCGCTGGCCCACGTCGGTCAGGCGGTCCAGGTAGTCCTGGACCTCGGCGGTGTTCTTCCACTGCTCGAAGCCGGACAGCCAGGCCGGGAAGTCCATGAACTCCTCGTCGAGCTGGGCCTCGTGGCCCTGCATCCACAGGCCGAAGAGGTACATCTCCAGCTTCAGGGCCTTGGTGTCCCACACGCTGGTCACCGTGCCGGGGGGGTATTTGTTGCCGTCGTAGACCAGGGCCACATGGGCGCAGGTGTCGGTGCAGGACTTCTGGTAGTCCACCAGCTCGCCGTTGTACTGTTCGGCCAGCCCGGCCAGGTGCTCCTGGGTCTTTTTCAGGTGCTCCATGATCTCGGCGGGAATCTCGATGCGCACGGCCTCGCCTTCCTCTTCCTTGACGAAGTAGAAGCGCAGCCAGTTCTCGAACTTCATCACCTCGGCCACATCGGCCACGGCGCGGGTCATCAGGTCGGACATGGGATTCTCCTGTGGTGCGTTGCCCCCTGGGGGTCCACTCAAGTAGGCCGCCCCGGGCCGGGAGTCAACCCCCGGGCGCGCGCGGAAAAGCAAAGGCGGTCAGGCGGGCCGCGCACAGGTCCGCTATACGGGCCCCAGGAGGACGCCATGAACGACGAACTGCGCGAGACCTACGCCGAGCGCCTGAACCGGGTGCTCGACCACCTGGAACGGCACCTGGACGACGACCCCTCGCTGGAGGAGCTGGCCGGGGTGGCCTGTTTCTCGCCGTACCATTTCCACCGCATCTTCACGGGCATGGTCGGCGAATCGCTGGGCGCGCACCTGCGGCGGCTGCGCCTGCAACGCGCCGGGCACCGCCTGCAGTTCACCGCCCTGCCGGTGACGCGCGTGGCCCTGGACGCGGGCTATGAAAGCCTGGAGGCCTTTTCGCGGGCCTTCCGGGCGCAGTTCGGCATGGCTCCCAGCCGCTGGCGCGAGGCCGCGCGGGCGGGCGCAACCGCAACCCCGGGCACCGCAGCCCGGCACAAGGGAGAACCGACCATGGACGTGAACGTGAAAACCCTGCCCGAGACCACCGTGGCCTACGTGCGCCACACGGGCCCCTACATGGGCTGCGGCGCGGCCTGGGAGCGCCTGTGCGCCTGGGCCGGGCCCCGGGGCCTGCTGGGCCCGCAGGCCCGCTTTCTGGGCCTGTCCCACGACGACCCCGAGTCCACCCCGCCCGAGCGGGTACGCTACGACGCCTGCATTGCCGTGGCGCCGCA encodes:
- the mazG gene encoding nucleoside triphosphate pyrophosphohydrolase gives rise to the protein MTPDTTCAPDHGPALRELFAVIDALLAENGCPWDRKQTPQTMTDYVVEESFELAEAIRADTPERSCPDTRAEVMEELGDVAFLLLFVATLYQRAGHFDFSDSLRYSAAKMIRRHPHVFGDLKLESQEELLRNWERIKRAEKAEADEQPKRVFESLPKGLPPLLKAYRINSKAARTGFTWATDAEQAAHMADEWREWEQAKASADPARMQEEFGDYLFSLVEYGRRHGIKANAALDDANAKFLARFGAMEDTTRTQGRDIAELTLDEMNALWEQVKK
- a CDS encoding AraC family transcriptional regulator, translated to MNDELRETYAERLNRVLDHLERHLDDDPSLEELAGVACFSPYHFHRIFTGMVGESLGAHLRRLRLQRAGHRLQFTALPVTRVALDAGYESLEAFSRAFRAQFGMAPSRWREAARAGATATPGTAARHKGEPTMDVNVKTLPETTVAYVRHTGPYMGCGAAWERLCAWAGPRGLLGPQARFLGLSHDDPESTPPERVRYDACIAVAPQTRPEGDVGVKTVGGGQYAVVLHQGPYETMHATYAHVCGVWGPGSGREFSPQPSVEIYLRDPAITPPQELLTEIWVPLL